The following are encoded together in the Strongyloides ratti genome assembly S_ratti_ED321, chromosome : 2 genome:
- a CDS encoding Stall yields the protein MLLYKLFYLFLICILIKLSDNINCYECTSGKGQDCRTSASTCQYGLFGCVKITTYSGGVDKFGMFANNDRSIISEIRSCNVLPIGGVDACQQQTLLGIRIVTCYCFNDYCNVSWNYFHFLISSLKRMKICLFLLIVSFFKFITPIYEGLTDKEKLHLFGKNGLKNKPIYEEIILNSFDEKTFNTTIEGKNILFKLKDASLNLFDIGLHHNYYTKNGSKDLLDEHVYYDKCNKVYKGESITPKGSIISLTGCKNNLRGLIITNENKMFFIHPIPKQISFGNHIIHKRSISEVLSPDNHDCIFNKNDDPFPEDQIESNTLISNLKKNKKINFIRRINKRDIINSNNEIIIEIAVFADNLMIKHFYDIYGKENHIKELKRFIIATVNNVDSLYKHQTLNSNIHFRIKRIDVMERQPLELDSTQHNNGEVNKLLKTFCEYQQKMKPNDKNDPRYWDHALLFTGFDIYGGDVKSIAGFAPVKGMCSEVRSCTINEGLDFGSVFVVTHEIGHNLGMYHDGQNECHTDCCIMAPSIGSGKTKWSLCSSTEMKIFIQKLGTEPNRSPNCLKISAKKSKSIGILPGQDYTVNEQCKLFHGKCWKHGLRSYQTLEDICQMIWCTDGGEKFKTSHPALEGTYCGKDKVCFGGRCVESKKPLIAINGGWSNWKSKSYCFSENDDKCQKCQIDGQIMIKKEYRYCDNPFPNNGGKLCGGDNIRGRICNEKLCSNSMSIQQYIDNICKIKSKLEKNIEINMIDKGLHFEHDLCKVWCFIKASTSVRTVDTMPDGTPCGHSSFCLNGECKALICNGTILGGDINDCISIQNKQLKSLLKTSEWNSWLSWSECTSTKCGEIGYKKRKRICKDSTCPGSDIQETTCKFECTKIENNWSNWSKWLECSATECGKEGKQIRTRKCLSSKCIGSEIESQVCQKPCLKTSGKFTAWSKWSECTPTKDCRISSFRKRTRDCWSTSVPNPLCNGKKEEIELCPRPKCIK from the exons atgttattgtataaattattttatctatttttaatatgtattttaattaaactttctgataatattaattgttatGAATGTACTTCTGGAAAGGGGCAAGATTGTCGTACATCAGCCTCAACCTGCCAATATGGGTTATTTGGTTGTGTTAAAATAACAACTTATTCTGGTGGTGTTGATAAAT ttggAATGTTTGCAAATAATGATAGATCAATTATATCAGAAATTCGGTCTTGTAATGTTCTTCCTATAGGTGGTGTTGATGCCTGCCAACAACAAACATTACTTGGAATAAGAATTGTAACATGTTATTGTTTTAATGACTATTGCAATG TTAGCTggaattattttcattttctaattagctcattaaaaagaatgaaaatttgtctttttttgttaatagtTTCCTTTTTCAAG tttattACACCAATTTACGAGGGGTTAACTGATAAAGAAAAGTTACATTTATTTGGAAAAAATGGCcttaaaaataaaccaaTATATGAAgagataatattaaatagttttgatgaaaaaacttttaatactACTATTGAAggcaaaaatatattatttaaacttaAAGATGCTTCtttaaatctttttgatATTGGTTTAcatcataattattatacaaaaaatggGAGCAAAGATCTTTTGGATGAGCATGTTTACTACGACAAATGtaataaagtatataaagGTGAAAGTATTACTCCAAAAGGAAGTATAATTTCATTGACAGgctgtaaaaataattta agaggtttaattattacaaatgaaaataaaatgttcTTTATTCATCCAATTCCAAAACAAATAAGTTTTGGTAATCATATTATACACAAAAGAAGTATATCTGAAGTTTTATCTCCTGATAATCATGattgtatatttaataaaaatgatgatCCATTTCCAGAAGATCAAATTGAAAGTAATACATTAattagtaatttaaaaaaaaataaaaaaataaattttattagacgtattaataaaagagatataattaatagtaataatgaaataattattgaAATTGCTGTTTTTGCtgataatttaatgataaaacatttttatgatatttatgGAAAAGAGAAtcatataaaagaattaaaaagatttattataGCTACTGTTAATAATGTTGATAGTTTATATAAACATCAAACATTAAACTCAAATATTCATTTTCGAATAAAACGTATTGATGTTATGGAAAGACAACCACTGGAACTTGATTCTACACAACATAATAATGGTgaagtaaataaattattaaaaacattttgtgaatatcaacaaaaaatgaaaccaaatgataaaaatgatcCAAGATATTGGGATCATGCTTTATTATTTACTGGTTTTGATATATATGGTGGTGATGTTAAAAGTATTGCTGGATTTGCACCAGTCAAAGGTATGTGTAGTGAGGTACGTTCATGTACCATAAATGAAGGTTTAGATTTTGGTTCTGTATTTGTTGTTACTCATGAAATTGGGCATAATTTAGGAATGTATCATGATGGACAAAATGAATGTCATACAGATTGTTGTATTATGGCACCAAGTATTGGTTCAGGTAAAACTAAATGGTCATTATGTAGTAGTACagaaatgaaaatatttattcaaaaactTGGAACAGAACCAAATAGATCACCAAATTGTCTTAAAATTTCTgcaaaaaaatcaaaaagtaTTGGTATATTACCGGGACAGGATTATACAGTTAATGAACAatgtaaattatttcatGGTAAATGTTGGAAACATGGATTACGTTCATATCAAACTCTTGAAGATATTTGTCAAATGATTTGGTGTACAGATGGTggtgaaaaatttaaaacatcaCATCCAGCATTAGAAGGTACTTATTGTGGTAAAGATAAAGTATGTTTTGGTGGAAGATGTGTTGAATCTAAAAAACCACTTATTGCAATTAATGGTGGTTGGAGTAATTGGAAAAGTAAATCATATTGTTTTTCGGAAAATGATGATAAATGTCAAAAATGTCAAATTGATGGAcagataatgataaaaaaagaatatagaTATTGTGATAATCCTTTTCCAAATAATGGTGGAAAATTATGTGGTGGTGATAATATTAGAGGGCGAATttgtaatgaaaaattatgttCTAATAGTATGAGTATTCAAcaatatattgataatatttgtaaaattaaatcaaaattagaaaaaaatattgaaataaatatgattGATAAAGGATTACATTTTGAACATGATTTATGTAAAGTATGGTGTTTTATAAAAGCTTCAACAAGTGTTAGAACAGTTGATACTATGCCTGATGGGACTCCATGTGGACATAGTAGTTTTTGTTTAAATGGAGAATGTAAAGCATTAATATGTAATGGTACAATTTTAGGTGGAGATATTAATGATTGTATTTCAATacaaaataaacaattaaaatcattattaaaaacatctGAATGGAATTCATGGCTTTCATGGTCAGAATGTACCTCAACTAAATGTGGAGAAATtggttataaaaaaagaaaaagaatttgTAAAGATTCAACATGTCCTGGATCAGATATTCAAGAAACAACATGTAAATTTGAATGtacaaaaattgaaaataattggTCTAATTGGAGTAAATGGTTAGAATGTTCTGCAACTGAATGTGGTAAAGAAGGAAAACAAATTAGAACACGTAAATGTCTTAGTAGTAAATGTATTGGATCAGAAATAGAATCACAAGTTTGTCAAAAACCTTGTTTAAAAACTAGTGGAAAATTTACTGCATGGAGTAAATGGAGTGAATGTACTCCCACAAAAGATTGTCGAATATCATCTTTCCGTAAAAGAACAAGAGATTGTTGGAGTACATCAGTACCAAATCCATTATGTAATGGAAAGAAAGAAGAAATAGAATTATGTCCAAGGC
- a CDS encoding P-loop containing nucleoside triphosphate hydrolase domain-containing protein: protein MSANSSDEMQICQKDYESRFQLSSQAIQLHEGTPKSKIAALQALESYYNFRRIEQSQMRYYGEDTIPGIFYANDEGLYFTVDLNEVDKKRGIILKDLSDFYKLSNINNTILSIEKLANYLLETKFTLTTVAEDDYAFFMPFCELTFVSINNQKVIYMVKCFNLTIEGNLKRIFKEKYVNALLKIESQEYLTKEDNSYQLSCYRLTHSSDPSDISQLNYNHSSFILDGHDNINDSCLTVAMCQSISNSQCLDISEIINEVCQIGINLDIQQENFISRSCHSKNHSIICDAPSGTGKSLCTGLTALIRLKLGLSTVITSPTDSGCLATAMEIKKLGEDFLSDDKNCGKIIFLTTISFDINDEFSSDKPFTVEYYMENQNCHKLWKDVHLDPTKKKTLYDAFKSVKQIRTLLNGKLNNLTISDINYIYKFEYYKNILEGYLINTMKPKIIIMNTDLLLKRNIIHDYINNNSLIMINEVEQIERWRIMILTMFYNKCSFMFIGNSKYAKPSEPFGRNNDLYKFFFHQNIFFKNCSHITLETNHRYNKNLCNFISKVLYDDKLKNINSDCGEMYHDQGFVFVHKNNHHVSSKTNLITNTFEVEQTKFLIDYLNIKNMVDMKDIAVLCFYSGQQQLMRKLLPPNVNVMTVENSFGLEFPYTIICTSSHENNEIIHDKYRILVSLTRAKKGMFLIIHENIIDDFMKIIVTNLNSSS, encoded by the coding sequence atGTCAGCTAATTCAAGCGATGAAATGCAAATATGCCAAAAAGATTATGAGTCTCGTTTTCAGTTAAGTAGTCAAGCCATTCAACTACATGAAGGAACACCAAAGTCTAAGATTGCTGCTTTACAAGCATTGGAGTCATACTATAATTTTAGAAGAATTGAACAAAGTCAAATGAGATATTATGGTGAAGATACCATTCCTGGAATTTTTTATGCCAATGATGAGGGACTTTATTTTACTGTTGATCTTAATGaagttgataaaaaaagagGCATAATTCTTAAAGATCTTTCTGACTTTTATAAACTCAgcaatattaataatacaatattaaGTATTGAAAAACTTGCAAATTATCTTTTAGAAACAAAATTTACATTAACAACAGTCGCTGAGGATGATTACGCTTTTTTCATGCCTTTTTGTGAATTAACATTTGTCTCCATAAATAAccaaaaagttatatatatggtaaaatgttttaatttaaccATAGAAGGTAacttaaaaagaatttttaaagaaaagtaTGTTAACGCattgttaaaaattgaaagtCAAGAATATTTAACTAAAGAAGATAATTCTTATCAATTATCCTGTTACCGTCTTACTCATTCATCAGATCCTAGTGATATTTCTCAATTAAATTACAATCATTCATCATTTATACTTGATGGtcatgataatattaatgatagtTGTTTGACAGTAGCAATGTGTCAAAGTATTTCAAATTCTCAGTGTCTTGATATTTCtgaaattattaatgaagTTTGCCAAATTGGTATTAATTTGGACATTCAACaggaaaattttataagtcGTTCATGTCATTCAAAAAATCACTCAATTATTTGTGATGCACCATCTGGTACTGGAAAGTCATTATGTACAGGATTAACAGCTCTTATTCGTCTTAAACTTGGTTTAAGCACTGTTATAACTTCACCTACAGATTCTGGATGTTTAGCAACAGCAATGGAGATCAAGAAGTTAGGTGAAGATTTTTTGAGTGATGACAAAAACTGtggaaaaattatatttttaacaactaTTTCTTTTGATATTAATGATGAATTTTCATCTGATAAACCATTTACTGTTGAATATTACATGGAAAATCAGAACTGTCATAAATTATGGAAAGATGTTCATCTTGATCcaacaaaaaagaaaacattaTATGATGCTTTCAAAAGTGTCAAACAAATAAGAACATTATTAAATGGTAAACTTAACAATCTTACCATTAgtgatataaattatatttacaaatttgAATACTATAAGAATATTCTTGAAGGATACTTGATTAATACTATGAAACCAAAAATCATTATAATGAACACTGATTTATTActtaaaagaaatatcatTCATGATTACATTAACAATAATTCTTTGATAATGATTAATGAGGTGGAACAAATAGAAAGATGGAGAATAATGATTTTAACAATGTTTTACAATAAATGTTCTTTTATGTTTATTGGAAATTCTAAATATGCAAAACCATCTGAACCTTTTGGTAGAAATAATgatttgtataaatttttcttccatcaaaacatatttttcaaGAATTGTTCTCACATTACTTTGGAAACAAATCATAGATATAACAAAAATctttgtaattttatatcCAAAGTATTGTatgatgataaattaaaaaatattaacagtGATTGTGGGGAAATGTATCATGATCAAGGATTTGTATTtgttcataaaaataatcaccATGTTTCATCTAAAACAAATCTTATTACAAATACCTTTGAGGTAGAACAAACaaagtttttaattgattatttaaatatcaaaaatatggTTGACATGAAAGATATTGCTgttttatgtttttatagTGGACAACAACAATTAATGAGAAAACTCCTACCACCTAATGTAAATGTTATGACAGTAGAAAATTCTTTTGGATTAGAATTTCCTTATACTATTATTTGTACATCATCAcatgaaaataatgaaattatcCATGACAAATATCGAATTCTTGTTTCACTTACCAGGGCTAAAAAAGGAATGTTCCTCATTATTCacgaaaatattattgatgacttcatgaaaataattgttaCTAATCTTAATTCATCTTCTTGA
- a CDS encoding BTB/POZ-like domain and Kelch repeat type 1 and BTB/POZ fold domain and BTB/POZ domain and Kelch-type beta propeller domain and Galactose oxidase, beta-propeller domain-containing protein has protein sequence MTNILLFNDGIDNKSPVFKHSSKLFVQKGYFTMENEISNEKVCKNISNGLSKVENWKITMNKYRKNDIFTDVTLCNNIRAHKCFLATESKYFEKLFTNPYNKDKNKFDFPNINENSMNVVIDYFYTNEMKIDKNNAQEVLIAADELEIKPLINYCQDIYNKQIDKNKRLRSEYIVSRNKKELYLFGGLSWSRTEGYITAPTEIYNLNESSRHSKEPYLSTIDNKKTLNRFGNTLATFNNKIYAIGGQNHDEILNSIESIEIDSLSGSWKKIDTNFCFNSKYLESVTINDKVYLFGVDSNDYRNKDFHKAFHLLDLNSLKMTSLQSLPLNLYTPAPVSVNNTIYVIGDDVDSSGNSSWIRKKSICQEGSVLLRNDIRLKEWEKLPSTTFRKFECCMVVFNDSIYCVGGGYPHTCEIFDIRGNCWREMANSMSASYYSKLVLLDEKIHKIGHSTFNEMYEPKIDEWIKTERIRYPRFGFNTFLI, from the exons atgacaaatattcttttattcaATGATGGCATTGACAATAAAAGCCCAGTTTTCAAACATTCATCAAAA ttattCGTACAAAAAGGTTATTTTACAATGGAAAATGAAATAAGTAATGAAAAagtttgtaaaaatatttcaaatggTCTTTCTAAAGTTGAAAATTGGAAAATAACTATgaataaatatagaaaaaatgatatttttacaGATGTTACattatgtaataatataCGTGCACATAAATGTTTCTTAGCTACAGagtcaaaatattttgaaaaattatttactaatccatataataaagataaaa ataaatttgattttcctaatattaatgaaaattctATGAATGTTGtaattgattatttttatacaaatgagatgaaaattgataaaaataatgctCAAGAGGTACTTATTGCAGCAGATGAATTAGAAATTAAaccattaattaattattgtcaagatatatataataaacaaattgataaaaataaaagattaagAAGTGAATATATTGTATCAAGAAACAAAAAAGAACTTTATCTTTTTGGTGGTTTATCATGGAGTAGGACAGAAGGTTATATAACAGCTCCAacagaaatatataatttaaatgaatcTAGTAGACATTCAAAAGAACCATATTTATCAactattgataataaaaaaacactTAATCGTTTTGGAAATACTTTAGctacatttaataataaaatatatgctATAGGTGGACAAAATCatgatgaaatattaaattcaaTTGAAAGTATAGAGATTGACTCACTTTCAGGATCatggaaaaaaattgatacaaatttttgttttaattcaaaatatttagaatCAGTAACTATTAATGATAAGGTATATCTTTTTGGAGTTGACTCAAATGACTATAGAAATAAAGATTTTCACAAAGCATTTCATCTTTTAGatttaaattcattaaaaatgacATCTTTACAATCATTaccattaaatttatatacacCAGCACCTGTTTCTGTGAATAATACAATCTATGTTATTGGTGATGATGTTGATAGTAGTGGTAATTCATCAtggataagaaaaaaaagtatatgtCAAGAAGGAAGTGTACTTTTAAGAAATGATATAAGATTAAAAGAATGGGAAAAACTTCCTAGTACTACATTTAGAAAATTTGAATGTTGTATGGTAGTATTTAATGATTCAATATATTGTGTTGGTGGAGGATATCCACATACATGtgaaatatttgatattcGTGGAAATTGTTGGAGAGAAATGGCGAATTCAATGTCAGCAAGTTATTATTCAAAACTAGTCTTATTAGATGAAAAGATTCATAAAATTGGTCATAGTACTTTTAATGAAATGTATGAACCAAAAATTGATGAATGGATAAAAACAGAAAGAATAAGATATCCAAGGTTTggttttaatacatttttaatctga